The DNA sequence GACCTCGCCACCCGCATAGGTCGCGACGAACCCGATCATGAGCTGGCTCGGGAAGGGCCAATTCTGGCTCCCCACGTACCGCGTGTCCGACACGTCGACGCCGACCTCCTCGCTGACCTCGCGCCGCACGGCGGCCTCCAGCGACTCCCCGTTGTCCACGAAGCCGGCGACCAGGGAGTAGCGGCCCGGCGCCCATCCGGGCTTGCGCGTGAGCAGGCAGCGGTCTCCGTCCTTGATCAGGACGATCACTGCCGGGTGGAGGTGGGGGTAATGCTCGTACCGGCACTTGGGGCAGCGCTTACCCCACTCGCCCTCGATCCGCTCGGTTGGCGCGCCGCAGCGCGGGCAGTAGCGGCTCGTGCGCTCCCAGTGGAGCGTCTGCATCGCCATCCCGCCGAGCGAGAGCAGATCGTCGGGGAGGCGGGTCCCCTTCATCGGTACCAGCGTCTCACCGTGGAAGCCATCGGGCACCGGGACCTCCGACTCCAGGGCGGCCGCCCAGCACGGCTGCCCACGGAAGTTCCCGAGCCACAGCGGGCGATGGAGCGCGCGGTCCAACCCCGCGGGCAACTCTCCCGTCGGGAGGCTGAACCCGCCCGCATCCGGCACGACGATCAGGTTCTGGTCCTGGATCAGAAGCCAGTGCCCGCTCGGCGCCGGCGGCGGCCCTCCGCGCTTCGCCGCCACGAACTCGCCGCGCAGGCAATCCAGGTTGAAGGGCAGGTAGACCGAAAGCGGCATCACCGGCGAGGTCATCGCGCGACGCTCGTCAGGATCCGAGGAGCCCGACATCGAGCTCCGCACCCGCGCGCCGCGGCGCGACCTGGCCGGCCACGGGCTCGCGCCCGACCCGCTTCAGCGCCGGCATCACCTCTTTCGCGAACAGCCGCATGTTGCGCTCCGCCTCGTCGTAGGGCATGCCGGCATAGCTGAAGACGCCGACGAGGGTCTCGTTGCCGACCCGCGCCCGCACATCCACGATCTTCTCATAGCACTGCTCCGGCGTGCCCCAGACCTGGAGGTTCAGGAAGAAGTCGATCACCTTGTCGGTCCCGTAGGTCGCGATCTTCTCGGCCATCTTGCCGTAGTACTCGTACCCCTTCGTCGTCGCCAGATGGGGGGTGTCGAACCGGTAGTGCTCGAGGACCGTCTGGTAGTAGCCGCCTATGTAGCGCCGCGCCAGCTCCTCGGCGCGCTCCGCGCTCGGATCGCAGAACGTCCAGCCGGCGCTGATCGGCGCCGGCGCCTCAGTGCCGTTGACCTGGCGGTAGGTCGTCCGGTACGCGTCCAGCTCCTTCGCCACCTCGGCC is a window from the Candidatus Rokuibacteriota bacterium genome containing:
- a CDS encoding LLM class flavin-dependent oxidoreductase, whose product is AEVAKELDAYRTTYRQVNGTEAPAPISAGWTFCDPSAERAEELARRYIGGYYQTVLEHYRFDTPHLATTKGYEYYGKMAEKIATYGTDKVIDFFLNLQVWGTPEQCYEKIVDVRARVGNETLVGVFSYAGMPYDEAERNMRLFAKEVMPALKRVGREPVAGQVAPRRAGAELDVGLLGS
- the nudC gene encoding NAD(+) diphosphatase translates to MPLSVYLPFNLDCLRGEFVAAKRGGPPPAPSGHWLLIQDQNLIVVPDAGGFSLPTGELPAGLDRALHRPLWLGNFRGQPCWAAALESEVPVPDGFHGETLVPMKGTRLPDDLLSLGGMAMQTLHWERTSRYCPRCGAPTERIEGEWGKRCPKCRYEHYPHLHPAVIVLIKDGDRCLLTRKPGWAPGRYSLVAGFVDNGESLEAAVRREVSEEVGVDVSDTRYVGSQNWPFPSQLMIGFVATYAGGEVTIDREELEDARWFPCEALPEGPSRHSIARYILDNYVRRQPGEMER